In Porites lutea chromosome 1, jaPorLute2.1, whole genome shotgun sequence, a single genomic region encodes these proteins:
- the LOC140948119 gene encoding uncharacterized protein, giving the protein MCNFRKLTQMATPEVCGIVKFSPDHRFIFCCAVKDGFHVRFYCLKVVKEADSRFSLTIVSGVSENFESFNDCGFLFGDLIAKERYPFKLTFGLDKQRLLRSFSSAIEMVDTKYVNRNDQGVSPRATRIALSLDGQTVFVASFTSVTAYDVSIGKLAEITCSRMFYHPLCPVRVGVLILTDESTVELWSGNLAQQIKSWTNLPGVQQLIPISEERVAVVGEVDVKVLDTSSGKVVSIIPVLQGRVLTCNSKCQLLINRTFEATHFVRSDPCCLQLLDDKAVVWGKEGIVGNPDDEAVAFSPMEQFLVVGTIESIFVLDAETGNTLRTLSPSTFSRLWHCSFISDDTCVISGSTCNLTVQLLNIKSGKLVTKIDVEGQVTCLAACLFNSVLAIGRRSSTPNFKVIRVRLPRGEACGNGKRITNIPME; this is encoded by the exons ATGTGTAATTTCAGAAAACTAACACAAATGGCTACCCCAGAAGTATGTGGCATAGTAAAGTTTTCACCTGATCATCGATTCATTTTTTGTTGCGCTGTAAAAGACGGATTTCACGTCCGCTTTTATTGTCTTAAGGTTGTAAAGGAAGCAGACAGCAGATTTTCTTTAACGATTGTGTCTGGTGTGTCCGAGAATTTTGAATCATTTAATGATTGTGGGTTTTTATTTGGCGATCTTATTGCCAAGGAAAGGTACCCGTTTAAGTTGACGTTTGGTCTTGACAAACAACGTCTGCTACGTTCCTTTTCGAGTGCAATAGAAATGGTGGATACCAAATACGTAAACAGAAACGATCAAGGCGTATCTCCTAGAGCTACTAGGATAGCACTCAGCTTGGATGGTCAGACCGTGTTTGTTGCTAGTTTCACATCAGTCACTGCTTATGACGTGTCTATtgggaagctagctgagataaCCTGCAGTCGTATGTTTTACCATCCTTTGTGTCCTGTTAGAGTTGGAGTCCTAATCTTAACGGATGAAAGCACTGTTGAGTTGTGGAGTGGTAACCTCGCTCAACAAATCAAAAGCTGGACCAACCTGCCTGGAGTCCAACAACTGATCCCTATATCAGAGGAACGAGTAGCAGTCGTAGGAGAGGTTGATGTGAAAGTCCTGGATACAAGCAGTGGAAAAGTTGTATCAATAATCCCAGTTTTACAAGGAAGAGTTCTTACCTGCAACAGTAAATGTCAGCTGTTAATTAATAGGACCTTTGAAGCAACTCATTTTGTTCGTTCTGATCCTTGCTGTCTTCAGCTTTTGGATGACAAAGCAGTTGTTTGGGGAAAGGAAGGCATTGTTGGGAACCCTGATGATGAGGCTGTGGCTTTCTCACCTATGGAACAGTTCCTTGTTGTTGGCACGATTGAAAGCATCTTTGTCTTGGATGCCGAAACAGGAAACACGCTCCGTACTTTAAGTCCTTCGACATTTTCCCGCTTATGGCATTGTTCCTTTATCAGTGACGACACATGTGTTATTTCTGGTTCTACATGTAATTTAACTGTTCAGCTGTTAAACATCAAATCTGGTAAACTTGTAACTAAAATTGATGTGGAAGGACAAGTGACCTGTTTAGCAGCCTGTCTCTTCAACAGTGTTCTCGCCATCGGCCGGAGGTCCTCCACACCTAATTTCAAAGTTATCAGGGTGCGTTTGCCGCGGGGCGAAGCCTGTGGAAACGGAAAAAG AATAACCAACATTCCCATGGAATAG